One window from the genome of Natrialba magadii ATCC 43099 encodes:
- a CDS encoding SIR2 family NAD-dependent protein deacylase, whose translation MTDLEHLASSIDDAETAVAFTGAGISAPSGVPTFRGDDGVWDAFDEGQFTYGRFQRDPAGFWADRVDLYRTMFDEEYEPNAAHGVLAEFARDDVLESVLTQNTDGLHAKAATRASSGGETGEAERETDADEFATHESILELHGNARRVRCTDCGTRVGSDPIVERAEDGELPPRCECGGIYKPDVVLFGEQLPKTVLQRARSLARESDVFLAIGSSLVVEPAASLPRIAASNGATVGIVNLESTPVDSVADVCLRDDVTTVLPRLQELVDSSVST comes from the coding sequence ATGACCGACCTCGAACACCTGGCGTCCAGCATCGACGACGCGGAGACGGCAGTCGCGTTCACCGGTGCCGGAATCTCCGCGCCCTCCGGCGTCCCCACCTTCCGCGGCGACGACGGCGTCTGGGATGCGTTCGACGAAGGGCAGTTCACCTACGGCCGATTCCAGCGCGATCCCGCGGGCTTCTGGGCGGATCGCGTTGACCTCTACCGAACGATGTTCGACGAGGAGTACGAGCCCAACGCGGCACACGGCGTGCTCGCCGAGTTTGCTCGCGACGATGTGCTGGAGTCCGTTCTCACGCAGAACACGGACGGGCTTCACGCGAAGGCGGCGACTCGGGCGAGCAGCGGCGGCGAGACTGGCGAAGCCGAAAGAGAAACCGATGCCGACGAGTTCGCAACCCACGAGTCGATCCTCGAACTGCACGGCAACGCGAGGCGCGTTCGCTGTACTGACTGTGGTACTCGAGTGGGCAGCGATCCGATCGTCGAGCGAGCCGAGGACGGCGAACTCCCACCCCGCTGCGAGTGCGGTGGGATCTACAAACCGGACGTGGTGCTGTTCGGTGAGCAACTCCCGAAGACAGTCCTCCAGCGCGCCAGGTCGCTCGCACGCGAGAGCGATGTCTTTCTCGCAATTGGCTCCTCGCTGGTCGTCGAGCCTGCGGCTTCACTCCCCCGAATCGCCGCGTCGAACGGGGCGACAGTGGGAATCGTCAATCTCGAGTCGACGCCGGTCGACAGCGTGGCGGACGTCTGTCTGCGCGACGATGTGACGACGGTGTTGCCGCGGTTGCAGGAACTGGTTGACTCGTCAGTATCGACGTAA